The window AGTGGGTCACGAACCATCACCACCCTGGCCGGCCGGGCAGGGTTTAACCAGGGTGACTCATGCGGTGATCCAGGTGGGAGCAGCGGCCACAGCGGCCTCCACGTGCGCTGTCTCCTGGTGGAGTGAGGGGAGGTCCCGTCTCGGAACTGGGCCCCCCAGGAGTGAGTCCGGATGGCAGGAGGGggcgggctgggctgggctggggtgcCGAGCCGCTGAAGGCAGGCTAAGCCCAGGCCAACTTCTTGCTGCCAGGACACGCCTGGCCCGGCACAGGGGGGCACGGCCTGCGGGCCACAGGTTTTGTTCCTGGTGACCCGTTGAGCTCCgcccccagctccctgcctgaATGTCCGTGGGGTCCAGCTCCAATGTGGGGCGGCCAGTGCACAGCCACCTCGTGTGCAGGGGGCTGCCCGCTTACTTCCCCCGGGGGGCAGAGGTTTCTTTATctgaaagaaaggagggaggggacagAAAATGAGCTGGCATCCAGTCCTGCTTCAGACGCCCCTCCCCGAGCTAGTTCAGACACCGGACTTGACCCGCATGCGTCACCGGCCCTAGTTTGTCCCCACGATCTGCAGGAGCACCAGGAGTCACTTATCCCTCTGTGATGATGGAGGatgaataacaacaaaaaaaccccaaaatatcATCACAGCAGGAGGAGGTCCCTACAGACACGCCCACCCCCAGCACGGCACCCCGTAGCTGCCGTTAACCACCCAGCTCAACGAGGGGGACACTGAGGTTAAGGGACTAGCCAGGGGGCTGTGGACAGCAAGTGATAAGCTGGGACTAGAGCCGCAAGGCCTGGGGAGGACCCTGGAGGGTGGCCTGCATGACGACCAGAGAGGATGCTGAGCTCAGACAAAGGGCACAGAGGTGAGGCACGTTCCCAGCTACAAGAACCCCGCCAACGAGAGCGCGTGTGTTCTGAGCGCTTACGGGGTGCCTTatggggtgccagacccctgttGCACCGTTACTTGTGTCTGTCCCCAACGGCCTAGGAAGGGGGTGCCATCAGGCCCACTTTGCAGAGGAGGCAGTGGGCTCGGGGGGTGAGAAGCAGGCCCCAGCCGCAGCCAGTGGGACCCGCGGCCACATGGCCCAGACCCCCGgcctccacccaccccacctgCTCCGGCCGCAGGGGAAGGCCAGGTGTCCCCAAGTGCCCCCTTTGGGGGGCACACATGACCAACCAGGCAGAGGAGGCAGGATACCCACCCGCTTGTCCCTGCCGCTGCCTTCTGGGGTGACCCCAGACAGGGCAGAGGGACTTGGCACCCCTCTACCCGAGAACCAGCAGGGTGCGCCCCTAGCCTGGGCCCGTGCCCCACCTGCAGGAAGGCAAGCTCACCTTTGGGGATGAACTTCAGCGAGCTGCTAAAAATTCAGAAGCGCGACTGCCCCCGCTTGGGGCCGTCATTGAGGAACTCGTGGCCCAGCCCGTTGCCACACCTGCCACAGGACACCTGGGAAGACACAAAACACAGCATCCGGGACAGCCCGTGGGAAACAGCCCCCCAACATTGGGAGCCCCATTCTCCTTCTACCCCTGCTCCCTGGCTCCCAGGCACCAAGCCTTGCCCTGGAGCCCGTCCCAGAAAAGTGCGTTTTCGGGGTCCCTTCCCGACCCCCAGGCAGCAGCTCCCTGGCTAAGCCAGAGGCCTGGAGTGGTCAGAAAGAAGGACGGACGGACAGCCGTGCCTCAGCCCTCCTGCCCCGCGCGTCGCCACCCACCTTCAGGGCCTCAGGCCGGTTGTGCTCCGGGCGCTTGGCCACGCTGTCGGGGTGGACAGTCTCGGTGAACGCGGGCCATGGGGACGAGTGCGCATACTTCGAGCGGCTAGAGAACAGCTCGTACCCACACTTGGCGCACACATAGACCCCTGGGGGTGCAGGGAGAGGCAGTCCAGGCACCAGGCTCCAGCTGCTCTGGGCACCAACTCCCAAACCCTCGGGCCCAGTGAAAACACAGACCCTCTCCACACAACCCCCTCCACGCGGGCTCTTGGGCAGATCTCAGTTTGGGCCGGATCCCAGCAGGGTCACTTTTGCACTAACCTCACGGACTCTTCTCAGTCGCCCTGGAAAGTGGACTCTCAGtacccccactttacagataagaaagcCAAGGCTTGGAGCTGATGTGAAGATACTCAGCAAGAACATGGGGGGCCAGGAAGGAGCCCGGCAGTCCGATGAGAACTctgcacccctccccacctcagcaGGTCCCACACAGCGGTCAGCACGGTGACCTGCCCCCCCTTCTCGAGTGGTCGCCCCTGCTGCCGCCTCTGCTGGACACCTGGCCCCCGGCCGGCTCTCAGCCAGGAAAAGAATGTCTCTGGGTCACCAGGGAGcccaggaaggaaggaggaaaaatttCAACTCATCCCCAAGAGATGAGTttgagggaaggaaacaaaaaggtTGCAAAACTGACTTGCAGCACTGCTTGAGGCCCAAAAACAGGAAATGGCTTGGGGCCTCTGCAGGGCTACAGAATCTCCTCCCTGCCCACTCCCCAGCCCCGCCTGGGGTCTGCGAACTACCCAGCCTTTACCAGGAAGTCCAGGgggaagcagagaggaaacaggagcTGCGGTGACACGGGGCAGCCTGAGGACAACCGGGTCCCTCCGCCAGGGGTCTCAGAGGAGGCTCTGCCCAGGTGGGCATGGGTAGCAGCTGGCCCCACTGATGCCCGGGGTCATCAGGCCAGCTCTCCCCCCATTCTGATCCTGCCCCAGGGAGCCCTGAGGCCCTAGTGTTGCCTGTAGCCAAGTTTTTACCAAATTAGTCCATTACTGGGTAGGCCGGGCCAGAAGGGGCCCCACCAAGTCTCCCACAGCTGGCAGCGGGGTTGAGGGGCCCTCCTAGGACACACCCCTCTCAGGCTGTGGACCAAACTTCAATGTCCACTTGGGCAGGGGGCCGGTGGGCAGGGGCCGGGGAGCACAGCCACCCAGTGGCCACCGGCAGGCACCCACCTTCAGACGGGAACAGAGTGGTCGGTGCCTGCGGGCTTGTCCGGAGAGTCCGAGGGAGGGCGAGAGCCCACGGAGAGGCGGCCCAGCCCTGGGAGCTGCCCTTGCACACCTCCCGTCGCCCCCTGTACCCCACCCTTCCTTGGTCCGGACCCTGACTCGGGTCTCCCCGCCGCCCCCCAGATTCCGTCCCCACCAATTCCCCGCGGAAGCGGCCACGCTCTCACTCAAGGCTCTCCCCGGGTCACCGACTGGACTCTACCGTCCCCTCGCCCCTCAGACCCCCGATCCTCCGGCCTCACCGATCCCCTTCCGCCACGAGCTCCTTTACCCTCCCCGGCGGCCGCGCTCGCCCCACGCCCGGGGCTCCGGGGCTCCATCGCCGCCCGCGGACCCCGAGGCGCCCCCCGGCCCGCCGCCCCCCGCAGGCCGCAGGCGTACCCGGCTCAAAGTGGTTCTGGAACACCTCGCCCCCGAAGAAGCTGCAGAAAGACATGGCGCCGCCGGGACCGCTGCGCGATCTCCGCCTGGGGCAGGTCCGGGGCCGCGGACCCGACGCCCGGGACCAGGACCACCCCGCCCCGCGCCCCGAGGCCCCGCCCCGCGCAGAGGACCAATCACGACCGGGAGCCGGGACACAGGGAGCCGCCCCGCCCAGGGTACCGCCCCGTCCCCGGAGCAAGGATCCAATCCCAGCGCGGTCTCCTCCGAGGCCCCGCCCCGGAGCCGGTCCAATCTCAGCACGGTCTCCCCAGAGGCTCCGCCCCCGGAGCCAGTCCAATCCAAGCACGGTCTCCTCCGAGGTCCCGCCCCCGGAGCCGGTCCAGTCGCAGCAGCCCCCGGAGCCAGTCCAATCCCAGCACGGTCTCCTCCGAGGTCCCGCCCCCCGGAGCCGGTCCAATCGCAGCAGCCCCGGAGCCAGTCCAATCCCAGCGGTCTCCGCCCCGAGGCCCCGCCCTTCCCCGAGCTGCAGGCGTTGCCTCCCGGCGGCTCGGGCACAGGTGGGAGCGGCCCGGCGCACCGAGTGGCCCCTGGTCCAGCCCGGCGTCACGCCCAAGCCGCCGGCCGCCCAACGCTACCCTTCCGCGCGCCCCCGTCCCCAGACACGGCGGGAAGAACTGCCTCCGGGCCTTTATTAGCCAGGGGGACGCGCGCCTCCTCCAGGGCCCACCCCGCGCCTACAGGTCTCCCGAGGTCTCCAGCTTCTCCTTCTCCAGATGCTTCTTCTGGGGTCCCTGGAGAGAGGGGCGCGGGGCGCGCTGGTCACCCGGGCCGGCCTCCCCTGGCTTCTCTGCCAGGCGGGATCGGCGCCGGGGGTGGACGCCTCCAGGCACCCCCTCCTGTGAGGGCAGGGGGTCCCTGGCTCCCCCACGGCTCCAGCATCCCCACCCCGAGGCCCGCGGGAGGCGGGCTTAGAGACCCAGGGGGCCACAGCAGAGGGGCGTCGCGCTCACCATGAAGACCCTCTTCTCTTGGGCTGTCTGGAAGCGGCCGTGACCGAACTTGGAGGTGGTGTCGATGAACTTGAGCTCGATGTGCTCCAGGGCTTGGCGGCTGTGGTGCACCATGAGGGACTGGGGACCCATGGGAGAGGCGGGTGTTGAGGCCAGACAGTAACCCTGCCACCTGTCGCCCCCAGGCCATACCTCTGCTCCTGGGTGCCCCTGCCCAGAAAGTGCTGCTCACCCAGCTCCTGCCGGACTCCTCCTTCCCAGTGAGTTCCACCCACCCACCTGGCTGGAGGACAGGGCAGGCAGGCCCAGGGgaccccctccccaggccacCACGCCATGGCCTGACCTTTCTCAGTGTGATGACCCGCTTCTTGGTGCCGGCGATGCAGCCCTTCAGCATGATGAAGTCATTGTTGACTGCCCCGTAGTGGGGGAAGCCGCCCTGCAGGGGAGGCCTGGTCAGGGGCAAGGCCCAGGAAAGGGGTGCCAATCTAGGGGCACCTGGGGGCCCTAGGAGAACCCCCTCGCCCAGGGGGAGGGGGACACCTCCAGGGGCCTATGTGGCCACCTGTCATCCGGGCAGCACCTCGCCACCTGCCAGGTCCCACCTGTGCAGCATCTCAGTGACAAtctgtattttacagatggggaaactgaggctcagagagggctcATTCCATGCCTTGCAGCTGTTACATACTGGAGCTGCAGTTTGAGGTCTCCACGCTTCTGTGACAGCCCTGGGGTATCAGCTGCCTCCAAAGAGGCTCTGGGGGTGTGGGGAACAGCAGGGTGCCTGGGCAGCAGGGAGAGGGCCCTCCAGGCCCCACATCACTCTCCATCAGTCAGGGGCCCTGGGCCTGCCCCCCCGCCCATCCTCACCAGCGGCGTGATGGATTTGTCAGTCACGTCGTAGCTGGTGGATGCATTGTTCCTGACCACCTTCCCATCCTCCACGTGCAGCCCCCGGCCGAGGCGGTAGATCTGCCAGGACCAAAGGGCACGCTGAGGGTAGCAGGGGGCCCCCCCAGGGGCCAGCCGCCTGTCTGTGCCCATCGGCCAAGTTCGCTTCTACCCAGGTGCTGTTGGGGGCATTTCAGAACTGTGGGGGGAGTGGTACTAGCCAGGTCACGCACACGCACCACCCCCCAGCCCGTGCTGATGCGGGgcaccccctccccgcccccgggCTGCGGCCTGCCTTCTTGTTGAGCTCCGTGCGATGGTGGTAACCCTTCTGGCCGGCCCGGGCGATGGAACAGCCCACGCGGGCGGGGTGCCAGGCCCCGATGCAGGCCACCTTGCGCAGCCCCTTGTGGGTCTTTCGTGGCAGCTTCTTGGTGTGCCAGCGGCTCGTGACCCCTGCGGGTGGTGGGGGGCCATGGCTGAGGGGCCAGcccgccccctgccccctccagggAGCCCTCCCCAGAGCCGTCCCCCACCCCCTGTCCCCACGCTACCTTTGACGCCATGGCCCTTGGTGACGGCGATGACGTCGATGATCTCTCCCTGGCTGAACACCCCGTGGACTGGCACCTGCTTCTCCAGCCGGGCCTGCGCCCAGGCCACCTTCTCGGCCACTGTGCCGCCGTTCAGCTGGATCTCCATGATGTGCGCTTTCTTCTGCCGGAAGGGCAGCAGCTTCATCTGCAGATGCAGCCCAGCAGCTCAGTTCTCGGGGGTCGTACCCCAGTCTACATGACCTGGTGTGGCCGGCGGGGTCCCGGGGGCCACCCCTACCCCCCATCAAGCTCTCCCTCAAGCACCCGTTCCACAGATGTTCCCGAGCCCCATCTAGGTGCTGTGTGCTGTGCTAGGCTCTGGGGGACACCCCGAAATGAAGCAGACAGGGTACCAGCCCCCACAGAGCCACTGAGTCATCAGAGGACATAATGAGGCTGAGTAAACCCTTGGAGAGGGACAGACTTCGGGAGGGGGTATTATCTCTGGTGGGGTGCTCAGGAGGGCCTCTCCTACGAGGGGACCATTATAGCAAGGAGACCCTggtcaggcagagggaacagtgtgTGCAGAGCCCCTGTGGGGGGTAATTCTGAGGCTGGTGGAGCAGAAGGGCCACCAGTGTGGGTAGGCCCTGGAGGAGACGGAGTGTGGCGCAGGAAGGGGTCCGAGGCGGGTGGGGGCCGGGCCAGGGAGAGGAGCTTGGGCTTCATTCCAAGTGCAGGTGTGACATGATTCGACTCATATTTTTAAGCACTTCTGGCAACCGCTGGGTGAGGCACaggctttgggggggggggcgcatGGGGAAGCAGGGATGCTGTTCGGTCACAGCCTAATGCTTGATAAGTTCCTACGGAGCACCGACGGTGTACCCGGCTCTTGGTGGGTGCTGGAGACAAGGCAGCCATGGCCCCTGCCCCCTGGAGCCCATGTGTAGCGAGGAAGATGGTCATTCACCAGTGAACTGCAAGTGTGAGAGCAAGTGGGCAGAAGGGGCTGGCAGGGGGTGTGGGAGGCTTTAGTAAGGCGTGGGGGTGGGAGATGCTGCTCTGGGGCCTAGGTGAGGAAGATGCCCAAGGAATGTTCCAGAATAGGCTGGGAGGTTGTGGGTCACCTGTCAGCCCACCTCCAGGCAGACCCGGGGACAAACGCTGATTCGCACACACACCTGCCAGCCCACCCCGTGGGACATTTGGCAGGAGACCCAGCCCTTTCTGGGCACGTTGGGGCCTCGGTTTGCCGGTAAACGTGGCCgatgccccccagccccccagaaTGCACTGACGCCTGGTGGCCCCGGGGCTGCAGGCGGCCAGTGTGGCTGCTCAGCAAACCCGCTGGGCCTGCGCCCGAGGCCCATGGTATTTTTAGGCTGACATTTGCCAGGGCTCCTGGGAGCtggggtggcagtgggggtggggagctggtgTCCGGGTGGGGGGCCCTGTCtgacgggggtggggtggggtgtgggtggggcgGCCGACCTGGGTGTGGACAATGACCCGGATGACCTTGCAGTACTTCTTCATGGCAGCAAAGTCTTTCTGTAGCTGCTTTTTGCCGTCAGCGTCCCGCCACCTCTTGCAGGCCTTGGTGAAGGCTTTTTTCTTGCTCTTGTGCCTGGGTGCGGAGGGGAGGCCGCTGAGCGGCACCAGCCGGGACGGCTCCCCAGGTCTgccctgccctcacccccacAGCCCACCAAGCTGGGGGCTCAGGACAAGGAACCCCTCCCTCCGTTCCTGCCTGCTGCCTTCCCGGGGAGGCCACTTGAGCCCGGCACTGGTTCTGTCCCCATCTTTAAGCACAGACTGTCCCTCCAACTCCAGGCCTCGgtttctcctctgtaaagtgggcatcctccccatcccctggGGCGTGAGCATGGGCCGCAGCTGTGCAGGAGCTCGGGGAAGCTGGTTGCGGGGGACCAGCCCTGCGGCGTGGGCACTGGGGTCTGACCCCACCTGGCCACACTGCCTGGCTGCCAGTGGCACTGGTGATGCATGAAACATGGCCTCCGGGCTCGGGACACATTGTTTCTGTACCCTCCCAGGAACTCTGGAAGGAAGAGACTTATCCCCATTGCACCGATGAAGAAATAGAGGTTCACGGAAGTTAGTCTCTGGACGATGGGCAAATTGGGAACAGAAACAGTGAAAATGAGGAGCCAGCATTTGCTGAGAACTTACTCCGCCCAGCCCTTGGCACGCTTCATTCATAGAATCCTCACAGTGGCCCCACGACGCAGGGACCACTCACCCCATTTTATAGTGGGTCAGTGGGGTGCAGGCTGCAAGGCTCTAAGACGCCAGCCAGCTTGCCAGGGGTCACACAGCCAGCTCTAACTCCAGAGCCCAAGCTTATCACCTCCGTgagagggctggggctgggccgtGCCTCTGCCGCCATCGGGAGGTGAGGTGTCTGTGAGGCTCCACAGACAGGTGGGTCTTCCCTTTTGGGCCCAAGTACCAGAAAAGATTTGAGATTTGAGGTCCAAGGATGCCTCTTCCTTTCTGATGACAAGAGTGTCGGTCAGCTGTTTCCTTTTCACCCTGGCTGCTAGGAAGCTCAGAGCCGACTTGGACATGCCAGCAAATGAACCCTCTATTTAACCTGAGGATTCGAGTAATTGCTTCGTCTTTTCTCTCTGTCCTGTAGTTCCCATCTTTTACTGAC of the Choloepus didactylus isolate mChoDid1 chromosome 21, mChoDid1.pri, whole genome shotgun sequence genome contains:
- the MSRB1 gene encoding methionine-R-sulfoxide reductase B1 yields the protein MSFCSFFGGEVFQNHFEPGVYVCAKCGYELFSSRSKYAHSSPWPAFTETVHPDSVAKRPEHNRPEALKVSCGRCGNGLGHEFLNDGPKRGQSRFUIFSSSLKFIPKDKETSAPRGK
- the RPL3L gene encoding 60S ribosomal protein L3-like — protein: MTELPCQELNLGSGCGVSWHCHSASGPAQTVRHGQWGQGESGGWVGSSGVEGLPGEQSHRKFSAPRHGHLGFLPHKRSRRHRGKVKTWPRDDPSQPVHLTAFLGYKAGMTHTLREVHRPGLKISKREEVEAVTVVETPPLVVVGVVGYVATPRGLRSFKTIFAEHLSDECQRRFYRDWHKSKKKAFTKACKRWRDADGKKQLQKDFAAMKKYCKVIRVIVHTQMKLLPFRQKKAHIMEIQLNGGTVAEKVAWAQARLEKQVPVHGVFSQGEIIDVIAVTKGHGVKGVTSRWHTKKLPRKTHKGLRKVACIGAWHPARVGCSIARAGQKGYHHRTELNKKIYRLGRGLHVEDGKVVRNNASTSYDVTDKSITPLGGFPHYGAVNNDFIMLKGCIAGTKKRVITLRKSLMVHHSRQALEHIELKFIDTTSKFGHGRFQTAQEKRVFMGPQKKHLEKEKLETSGDL
- the LOC119517219 gene encoding vegetative cell wall protein gp1-like — encoded protein: MAPPGPLRDLRLGQVRGRGPDARDQDHPAPRPEAPPRAEDQSRPGAGTQGAAPPRVPPRPRSKDPIPARSPPRPRPGAGPISARSPQRLRPRSQSNPSTVSSEVPPPEPVQSQQPPEPVQSQHGLLRGPAPRSRSNRSSPGASPIPAVSAPRPRPSPSCRRCLPAARAQVGAARRTEWPLVQPGVTPKPPAAQRYPSARPRPQTRREELPPGLY